In Sphingobacterium sp. PCS056, the following proteins share a genomic window:
- a CDS encoding glycoside hydrolase family 2 TIM barrel-domain containing protein, translating into MAVLLASTFQSNAQIGDPVAGFRYGAETVPTGKEWESPQDLALNKEQPHAYFFSFQDAHSARQVLPENSSYWQSLNGTWKFNWVKTPEERPKNFSDPNTDVSSWDNVGVPMSWNIAGIQKDGTLKYGVPIYVNQPVIFQHQVKVDDWRGGVMRTPPQHWTTYIYRNEVGSYRRSFTVPTNWDGRDIYINFDGVDSFFYLWINGKYVGFSKNSRNVASFNITDYLNKKGENVVAVEVYRNSDASFIEAQDMFRLPGIFRTVALTSKPKVQIRDLVAIPDLDAHYQDGTLTIKSEILNKGKKIAKGLKITYSLYANELYSDVNKAVQSNLVSSNVVDVNPNSSSLVHATLQIANPNKWSAERPYRYTLVAELKDSKNKTLETSSTYVGFRKVEIKDTKASDDEFGLAGRYFYVNGKTVKLKGVNRHESNPEKGKVVTHEQMEKEIILMKQANINHVRNSHYPDDPYWYYLCDKYGIYLEDEANIESHEYYYGDASLSHPPEWKNAHVARNLEMIHANVNHPSIVLWSLGNEAGPGKNFVAAYDAIKKFDTSRPVQYERNNSIVDIGSNQYPSIEWVRQAVKGQFKMKYPFHISEYAHSMGNASGNLIDYWEAIESTNFFMGGATWDWIDQAMYYYDKQSGEKFLAYGGDFGDKPNDGTFVNNGLVFADMKPKPQYYEVKKVYQNVGVQALDIAQGKIEIFNKNYFTSLADYDIVWSLYENGVEVQKPVAVAIAGAIAAREKRVITLPFDIQKFNKQSEYFVKVQFLLAKDQLWAAKGYVQMEEQLLVKTAAQRSSIAQVQTKSLLKIADEQNLKVIKGTDFVIKFDTENGSIYSLTYAGKQVIRDGEGPKLDAYRAPVDNDNWAYQQWFQKGLHDLKHKALSNSIYTRADGAIVLSFMVESQAPHASTIKGGTSGTYTVEEHKDRPFGAHDFKFITNQVWTVYQDGSLELAANVTSNDETLALARLGYSMQLPEQYNNYTYYGRGPINNYADRKTAQNIELHKSTVKDQFVPWPNPQSMSNNEEVRWTALTDAAGSGVVFIAKDHMSTSALPWSEMELTLASHPHKLPKSSGTHLHIDAAVTGLGGNSCGQGPPLEQDRVKAKSTSFGFIIRPISNQDYSQKSQVAPAGDMPISVSRSRNGDLHIASEQASAALYYTIGKGKPQLYKAPVNLREGGIVTAWAQGYEKLKASFEFPKIESIPMQVIFASSQETGEGEASHLLDGDPSTIWHSMYSVTVAQYPHWVDFDANTIKTIKAFTYTPRQGGGNGAIKGYKLQVSTDGKNWSDPVAEGNFENNGKPKTITLAKPVKGRFIRFTALSSQNGQDFAAAAEFAVSAE; encoded by the coding sequence ATGGCAGTTTTATTGGCATCGACCTTCCAATCGAACGCGCAAATCGGAGATCCCGTCGCGGGCTTTCGTTACGGGGCCGAAACTGTTCCCACAGGAAAAGAATGGGAATCACCACAAGATCTAGCGCTCAATAAAGAGCAGCCACATGCTTATTTTTTCTCCTTCCAAGATGCGCATAGTGCACGTCAGGTATTACCCGAAAATAGCTCGTATTGGCAATCCCTTAACGGTACTTGGAAATTTAATTGGGTAAAGACTCCAGAAGAAAGACCTAAAAATTTTTCTGATCCTAACACTGACGTTTCTTCTTGGGATAATGTCGGAGTTCCGATGAGTTGGAACATTGCCGGTATTCAAAAGGATGGTACACTCAAATACGGTGTGCCTATTTATGTGAATCAACCTGTCATATTTCAGCATCAGGTCAAAGTAGATGATTGGCGCGGCGGGGTGATGCGCACCCCTCCACAGCATTGGACAACTTATATATATCGCAATGAAGTTGGATCATACAGACGCTCATTTACCGTACCTACAAATTGGGATGGCCGTGATATCTATATCAATTTTGATGGTGTGGATTCATTTTTCTACCTCTGGATCAATGGTAAATATGTGGGCTTTTCAAAAAACTCACGCAATGTAGCTTCTTTCAATATCACGGATTACTTGAATAAAAAAGGAGAAAATGTAGTTGCTGTAGAAGTATATCGTAATTCAGATGCTTCTTTTATAGAAGCACAGGATATGTTTCGCCTACCGGGAATATTTAGAACGGTGGCATTGACATCAAAACCGAAAGTTCAAATCCGTGATTTAGTTGCTATTCCTGATCTGGACGCCCATTATCAGGATGGAACGTTGACGATCAAGTCTGAAATTCTGAATAAAGGCAAAAAGATTGCGAAAGGATTGAAAATAACCTATAGCTTGTATGCAAATGAGTTGTATAGCGACGTCAATAAGGCTGTTCAATCCAATCTGGTTTCGAGTAATGTTGTCGATGTCAATCCCAATAGCTCATCTCTTGTCCATGCTACTTTGCAGATTGCAAATCCAAACAAATGGTCAGCCGAGCGTCCATACCGTTACACTTTGGTGGCCGAATTGAAGGATAGTAAAAATAAAACACTAGAAACATCTTCAACATATGTTGGATTCCGTAAGGTAGAAATCAAAGATACAAAAGCGTCGGATGATGAGTTTGGTTTAGCTGGTCGCTATTTTTATGTAAACGGTAAGACTGTAAAACTTAAAGGTGTCAACCGCCATGAGTCTAATCCGGAGAAAGGAAAAGTCGTGACCCATGAACAGATGGAAAAAGAAATCATCTTGATGAAACAAGCGAATATTAATCATGTTCGTAATTCGCACTATCCAGATGATCCATATTGGTATTATCTCTGTGATAAGTATGGTATATACTTGGAAGATGAAGCTAATATTGAAAGCCATGAATACTATTATGGTGATGCTTCTCTATCACATCCCCCAGAATGGAAGAATGCTCACGTCGCGCGCAATCTGGAGATGATCCACGCTAATGTAAATCATCCGTCCATTGTATTATGGTCATTAGGAAATGAGGCTGGTCCCGGAAAGAATTTTGTAGCGGCATATGATGCGATTAAAAAGTTTGATACTTCGCGTCCTGTTCAATATGAACGAAATAATAGCATTGTTGATATCGGTTCTAACCAATATCCTTCCATAGAATGGGTGCGTCAGGCTGTAAAGGGTCAATTCAAAATGAAATATCCATTCCACATTTCTGAATATGCCCATTCAATGGGAAATGCATCAGGTAATCTGATCGATTATTGGGAAGCTATAGAGTCCACTAATTTCTTTATGGGAGGAGCTACGTGGGATTGGATCGATCAAGCCATGTATTATTATGATAAGCAATCTGGGGAAAAATTCCTGGCTTATGGTGGTGATTTTGGAGATAAGCCAAATGATGGCACATTTGTCAATAACGGATTGGTTTTCGCTGATATGAAACCTAAGCCGCAATATTATGAAGTGAAGAAAGTCTATCAGAATGTAGGTGTACAAGCTCTTGATATAGCACAGGGTAAAATAGAAATCTTTAATAAGAACTATTTTACTTCTTTGGCTGATTATGATATCGTCTGGTCTTTATATGAAAATGGGGTAGAAGTACAAAAACCTGTCGCAGTAGCCATAGCTGGTGCAATCGCTGCACGTGAGAAAAGGGTGATTACCTTACCTTTTGATATTCAAAAATTCAACAAACAGTCTGAATACTTTGTTAAAGTACAGTTTTTATTAGCAAAAGATCAATTGTGGGCTGCTAAAGGATATGTACAAATGGAAGAGCAGTTGTTGGTAAAAACAGCAGCACAGAGATCATCTATTGCACAAGTTCAAACAAAATCGCTATTGAAGATCGCTGACGAGCAAAACCTAAAAGTTATTAAAGGCACTGATTTCGTTATCAAATTTGATACTGAAAATGGAAGTATATATAGTCTGACTTATGCCGGCAAACAAGTTATCCGTGATGGGGAGGGACCTAAATTAGACGCCTATCGTGCACCTGTGGACAATGACAATTGGGCTTATCAACAGTGGTTTCAAAAAGGATTACATGATCTAAAACATAAAGCGTTATCCAATTCGATCTACACAAGAGCAGATGGAGCGATCGTCCTATCATTTATGGTAGAATCGCAAGCTCCTCATGCGTCGACTATCAAGGGTGGTACTTCAGGTACATATACAGTAGAAGAGCATAAAGATAGACCATTTGGTGCCCATGACTTTAAGTTCATAACCAATCAGGTTTGGACGGTCTATCAAGATGGTTCCCTCGAATTAGCGGCAAATGTTACTTCTAATGATGAAACACTTGCATTGGCGCGATTAGGATATAGTATGCAGTTGCCGGAGCAGTATAACAACTACACCTATTACGGCAGAGGTCCTATCAATAACTATGCAGATCGTAAAACTGCACAGAATATTGAACTGCACAAGAGCACTGTTAAAGATCAGTTTGTGCCATGGCCCAATCCACAAAGTATGAGCAATAATGAAGAGGTGCGCTGGACTGCTTTAACAGATGCAGCAGGAAGTGGTGTGGTCTTTATTGCTAAAGACCATATGTCAACTTCGGCATTACCTTGGAGTGAGATGGAATTAACGTTAGCGAGTCACCCCCATAAATTACCCAAAAGCTCGGGCACACATTTGCATATCGATGCTGCAGTTACTGGTTTAGGTGGAAATAGTTGTGGACAAGGACCTCCATTAGAGCAAGATCGTGTCAAAGCCAAATCGACATCATTTGGATTTATCATTCGCCCTATTTCCAATCAAGATTATAGTCAAAAATCTCAAGTCGCTCCAGCTGGCGATATGCCCATCTCAGTTTCGAGAAGTCGTAATGGTGATTTACATATTGCAAGTGAGCAGGCATCGGCAGCATTATACTACACAATTGGTAAAGGAAAACCACAGCTATACAAAGCTCCTGTCAACTTGCGTGAGGGCGGTATCGTAACTGCTTGGGCTCAGGGATATGAAAAATTGAAAGCTTCTTTTGAATTTCCTAAGATTGAAAGTATCCCGATGCAGGTGATTTTTGCTTCTAGTCAAGAAACAGGAGAGGGCGAAGCGTCTCATTTATTAGATGGAGATCCGAGTACCATATGGCACTCGATGTATTCCGTTACAGTTGCCCAATATCCTCATTGGGTAGATTTTGACGCAAATACCATTAAAACCATCAAAGCGTTTACCTATACGCCGCGTCAAGGTGGTGGTAATGGTGCCATCAAAGGATATAAATTGCAGGTGAGCACCGATGGTAAAAATTGGAGTGATCCTGTAGCGGAAGGAAATTTTGAGAATAATGGAAAACCGAAGACGATAACTTTAGCAAAGCCAGTTAAGGGACGTTTTATTCGTTTTACAGCCTTGAGTTCTCAAAATGGACAAGACTTTGCTGCGGCAGCAGAATTCGCTGTGAGCGCAGAATAA
- a CDS encoding RNA polymerase sigma factor, producing the protein MSKISKSNKLENDEQIIAGIQSGSRIALDAIYDLYYPSIAHMIAQNNGSEDEAKDIFQEAVIVLYDKISKGNFELSSKLKTYLYSICRRLWLKQLNRAGFGSVDIRGYEDSLPDNDDIEQHQELDKKFDQMEHAMSLLGEPCKTILHDFYIQNHSMQDICEKFGYTNTDNAKTQKYKCLQRLKKLFFTQ; encoded by the coding sequence GTGAGTAAGATCAGTAAATCAAATAAGCTCGAGAATGATGAGCAAATCATAGCCGGTATTCAATCGGGTAGTCGTATTGCACTTGATGCAATATATGACTTGTACTACCCGTCTATTGCCCATATGATTGCTCAAAATAACGGAAGCGAAGATGAGGCAAAAGATATCTTTCAAGAGGCCGTTATCGTGCTTTATGATAAGATTTCAAAAGGTAATTTTGAATTAAGCAGTAAGCTTAAAACTTATCTTTATTCGATTTGCAGAAGACTTTGGCTTAAGCAGTTAAATCGTGCAGGCTTTGGTTCAGTAGATATCCGGGGTTACGAAGATTCACTACCGGATAACGATGATATCGAGCAACATCAGGAGCTTGATAAAAAGTTTGATCAAATGGAACATGCGATGTCCCTTTTAGGAGAACCTTGCAAAACCATCCTTCATGATTTTTATATTCAAAACCACTCGATGCAGGATATCTGCGAGAAGTTTGGATATACCAATACAGATAATGCCAAAACTCAAAAGTATAAATGCCTGCAAAGATTGAAAAAACTATTTTTCACGCAATAA
- a CDS encoding trypsin-like peptidase domain-containing protein, whose amino-acid sequence MMSQQEFFELADRYLRDEMVKEERSSFESFCAENPSFSAQLTQHREFVNNLKATQARVDFKQQLAQVAKGYHKSHHQAQVIPMKQTKIVSLWAKLKASSLVAAAVAVVAVFSTLWISGYYKNIDKANTDYSALKRDMNNVKKDVNEHNAALKNINNKSTKANEASASQFGATGFMVSNNGYVVTNYHVVSGADSIYLQNNKGESYKAQVIHSDAANDLAILLIEDASFKKGKALPYTFKTGASDLGEDIYTIGFPRDEAVYGQGYLSSATGYAGDTIAYQISIPVNPGNSGGPVMDTKGNVIGIISGKQRGIDGAAFAIKTKSILKALDEIPADSLQGQVKLNKKNMLSGLSRTEQIKRIQDYIYMVKVY is encoded by the coding sequence ATGATGAGTCAACAAGAATTTTTTGAATTAGCAGATCGCTATCTCAGAGATGAAATGGTAAAAGAAGAACGTTCTTCTTTTGAATCTTTCTGTGCAGAAAATCCTTCTTTCTCGGCGCAATTAACGCAGCACCGTGAATTTGTTAATAATTTGAAAGCAACTCAAGCTCGTGTAGATTTTAAACAGCAACTAGCACAAGTTGCTAAAGGATATCACAAATCCCACCATCAAGCTCAGGTGATCCCGATGAAACAAACAAAAATTGTTTCTTTATGGGCCAAATTGAAAGCAAGTTCACTCGTGGCAGCAGCTGTGGCTGTGGTAGCCGTATTTTCTACTTTATGGATTTCAGGTTACTATAAAAACATTGATAAAGCCAACACAGATTATAGTGCATTAAAACGCGATATGAACAATGTGAAGAAAGATGTCAATGAACATAATGCTGCACTTAAAAATATCAACAATAAATCTACAAAAGCAAATGAAGCCTCAGCTAGCCAATTTGGAGCCACAGGTTTTATGGTTTCCAATAACGGTTATGTGGTGACAAATTACCACGTAGTAAGCGGTGCCGATTCTATTTATTTGCAAAATAATAAGGGAGAATCGTATAAAGCACAAGTGATCCATTCAGATGCAGCCAATGATTTAGCGATCCTATTGATAGAAGATGCTAGCTTTAAAAAAGGCAAGGCACTCCCTTATACGTTTAAAACCGGAGCATCTGATTTAGGTGAAGATATTTACACTATCGGTTTCCCTCGTGATGAAGCCGTATATGGCCAAGGATATTTGAGTTCTGCAACAGGATATGCAGGAGATACCATCGCGTATCAAATCTCAATTCCGGTGAATCCAGGAAATAGTGGCGGTCCAGTGATGGATACAAAAGGTAATGTTATCGGAATTATCTCTGGTAAACAGAGAGGTATCGACGGAGCTGCTTTTGCGATCAAAACAAAATCAATCTTAAAAGCATTGGATGAAATTCCGGCAGACTCCCTACAGGGTCAGGTAAAATTGAATAAGAAAAACATGCTTTCTGGACTTTCACGAACAGAACAGATCAAGCGAATACAAGATTATATATACATGGTAAAGGTGTATTAA
- a CDS encoding peroxiredoxin, translated as MSLRLGDEAPNFKAQTTIGDIDFHEYIQDSWVVFFSHPSDYTPVCTTELGRTAKLKSEFDKRGVKAIALSVDPLKDHFAWIEDINETQDTTVNFPIIADEDRHVSELYDMIHPNASATVTVRSVFIIGPDKKIKLTLTYPASTGRNFDEILRVIDSLQLTADYSVATPADWKHGEDVIVVPAIKTEDIPAKFPKGFKEIKPYLRTTPQPNL; from the coding sequence ATGAGTTTAAGATTAGGAGATGAAGCGCCAAATTTTAAAGCGCAAACAACCATAGGAGATATTGATTTCCATGAGTATATTCAAGATAGTTGGGTTGTGTTTTTTTCTCACCCTTCAGACTATACACCTGTATGTACCACTGAACTTGGGCGTACCGCAAAATTAAAATCAGAGTTTGATAAAAGAGGTGTGAAAGCCATTGCTCTAAGTGTTGATCCTCTAAAGGATCACTTTGCTTGGATTGAAGATATTAACGAAACACAGGATACAACGGTTAATTTTCCTATCATTGCCGACGAAGATCGACATGTATCTGAATTGTATGATATGATTCATCCCAATGCATCTGCTACGGTAACGGTACGTTCTGTATTTATAATTGGCCCAGATAAAAAGATCAAATTGACATTAACTTATCCTGCATCTACGGGACGTAATTTTGATGAGATCTTACGTGTGATCGATTCCCTACAGTTAACAGCAGATTATTCAGTGGCGACACCAGCTGATTGGAAACATGGTGAGGATGTGATTGTGGTTCCAGCAATAAAAACGGAAGACATTCCTGCAAAATTTCCAAAGGGTTTTAAAGAAATCAAACCGTATCTGAGAACGACACCGCAACCAAACTTATAG
- a CDS encoding acyl-CoA dehydrogenase translates to MNFELSEEYKMIQEAARDFAQHDLKPGVIERDEKAVFPYEQVKKMGELGFMGMMVSTQYGGAGLDTLAYTLVLEEIAKIDASAAVIMSVNNSLVCYGLEAYGTEEQKEKYLKPLASGQKLGAFALSEPEAGSDATSQHTTAIDQGDHYLLNGTKNWITNGGNADIYLIIAQTHPEKAHRGINVLIVEKGMPGFTIGPKENKLGIRSSDTHSLLFTDVKVPKENRIGEDGFGFKFAMKTLDGGRIGIAAQALGIAAGAYDLALAYAQERKTFGKPISDHQAIQFKLADMEVEIEAARLLTYKAAWTKDQELPYSKEAAMAKLHASEVAMKTSIEAVQIHGGYGYVKEYHVERMMRDAKITQIYEGTSEIQRLVIAREILK, encoded by the coding sequence ATGAATTTTGAATTAAGCGAAGAATATAAAATGATTCAGGAAGCTGCACGAGATTTTGCGCAGCACGATTTAAAACCTGGTGTAATCGAAAGGGATGAAAAAGCAGTATTTCCTTATGAGCAGGTCAAGAAAATGGGCGAATTAGGTTTCATGGGCATGATGGTATCCACCCAGTACGGGGGTGCCGGCTTAGATACGCTAGCTTACACCCTCGTGCTGGAAGAAATTGCCAAAATAGATGCTTCTGCTGCTGTAATTATGTCTGTTAATAATTCACTGGTGTGTTATGGACTGGAAGCTTACGGCACTGAGGAGCAAAAAGAAAAATACTTAAAACCACTGGCCAGCGGCCAAAAATTGGGCGCATTTGCCCTATCTGAGCCCGAAGCAGGATCCGATGCAACCTCCCAACATACAACAGCAATAGATCAAGGAGATCACTATCTATTAAATGGAACTAAAAATTGGATTACCAATGGCGGAAATGCCGATATCTATCTCATCATAGCACAGACCCATCCAGAAAAAGCACATCGCGGTATCAATGTCTTGATTGTAGAAAAAGGTATGCCTGGTTTTACCATTGGACCAAAAGAAAATAAATTAGGAATCCGTAGTTCGGACACACATTCGCTTTTATTTACAGATGTCAAAGTCCCCAAAGAAAATCGGATCGGAGAAGATGGATTCGGATTCAAATTTGCGATGAAAACTTTAGATGGTGGCAGGATTGGTATCGCAGCACAAGCACTGGGTATAGCGGCTGGTGCGTATGATCTCGCTCTCGCATATGCCCAAGAACGTAAAACTTTTGGTAAACCGATTTCTGATCATCAGGCGATCCAATTTAAACTCGCGGATATGGAGGTTGAAATAGAGGCAGCACGGCTACTCACTTATAAAGCAGCTTGGACCAAAGATCAGGAATTGCCTTACAGTAAAGAGGCTGCGATGGCCAAGCTTCATGCCTCAGAAGTAGCGATGAAAACAAGTATTGAAGCGGTACAAATCCATGGAGGTTACGGATACGTAAAGGAATACCATGTGGAACGCATGATGCGCGACGCAAAAATAACCCAAATCTACGAAGGAACTTCTGAAATACAGCGATTGGTCATCGCGAGAGAAATCTTAAAATAA
- a CDS encoding glutamate-5-semialdehyde dehydrogenase, protein MENITRQLEAARAATRDINQLDSGKKEMILQDLADALLSNVGAILTENEKDVQLVDIDDPKRDRLILNEDRIKALAKSVLDVAQLPDPSGQLLSKQVLENGLLLEKKAVPLGVVAVIYESRPNVTIDVAALCLRSGNVCLLRGGTDAFHTNTVLIEIIQQVLLKNQLNPNIVQLLPTDRKFVQELLTATKYVDIIIPRGSQSLIDFVRAHAKVPVIETGAGVCHTYVEQSATIDKAVAIVANAKISRPSVCNALDTVLLDAPIADLFLQHIIVPFLEEQVEIFADEKSYDILKQLRYPYLQKADAADFGREFLDLKCSIKVLDGLDAALEHIATYSSRHSECIVSNDAEKLERFMNAVDAAAVYANASTRFTDGGEFGLGAEIGISTQKLHARGPFALEKLVTEKWYVTGNGQIR, encoded by the coding sequence ATGGAAAATATCACAAGACAATTAGAAGCAGCACGGGCTGCTACCCGGGATATCAATCAATTGGATTCGGGTAAAAAGGAAATGATCTTACAGGATCTAGCAGATGCTCTGTTGAGTAATGTTGGTGCTATTCTTACAGAAAATGAAAAGGATGTGCAATTAGTAGATATCGATGATCCCAAAAGGGACCGTTTGATTTTAAATGAGGATCGGATAAAGGCATTAGCTAAAAGTGTGCTCGATGTCGCTCAGCTTCCTGATCCATCCGGTCAGCTATTAAGCAAGCAGGTATTGGAAAATGGATTGTTGTTGGAAAAAAAGGCTGTTCCTTTAGGAGTTGTTGCGGTTATTTATGAATCAAGGCCCAATGTCACGATCGATGTTGCGGCGCTTTGTCTACGATCGGGCAATGTCTGTTTGTTAAGGGGAGGGACCGATGCTTTTCATACCAATACTGTATTGATTGAAATCATTCAGCAGGTATTGCTTAAAAATCAGCTAAATCCAAACATTGTCCAACTGCTTCCAACAGATCGCAAGTTTGTGCAGGAATTGCTTACGGCAACGAAGTATGTCGATATCATTATACCTCGCGGTTCACAATCGTTGATTGATTTTGTTCGCGCTCATGCTAAAGTTCCCGTTATCGAGACAGGAGCAGGGGTGTGCCATACGTATGTGGAGCAATCTGCTACCATTGATAAAGCAGTTGCTATTGTTGCTAATGCAAAAATATCAAGACCATCAGTATGTAATGCCCTGGATACGGTATTATTGGATGCGCCAATTGCGGATTTATTTCTTCAGCATATTATTGTCCCTTTTCTCGAAGAACAGGTGGAGATTTTTGCAGACGAAAAGAGTTATGACATTTTGAAACAACTGCGCTATCCTTATTTGCAAAAAGCGGATGCTGCTGATTTTGGACGTGAATTTTTGGATTTAAAATGTTCCATAAAAGTATTAGATGGGCTTGATGCTGCCTTGGAGCATATTGCGACTTATTCTTCCAGACATTCAGAATGTATCGTTTCTAATGATGCTGAAAAATTGGAACGATTTATGAATGCTGTCGATGCCGCTGCTGTATATGCAAATGCTTCTACCAGATTTACAGATGGTGGAGAATTTGGTTTAGGAGCAGAAATTGGTATTTCTACACAAAAGCTTCACGCGAGAGGACCTTTTGCTTTGGAGAAATTAGTGACTGAAAAGTGGTATGTAACAGGTAATGGACAAATAAGATAA
- the proB gene encoding glutamate 5-kinase, translating to MKKPIIVIKFGSASITTSDGEVDERTLLEIARQVAQLQPYYNIVLVSSGAVAAGKKFLTRYAGTLSERKAAAAIGNPLLLQLYSTYFKPFKIALAQSLCERQHFANRNQFVQLKSTYETLWKNNIIPVANENDVVSNKELKFSDNDELATLIAVGFGAEQILFSTSVLGVLDAEGNVIPELKVIDKAALSLARTDKSSVGLGGMTSKLNFARLANQMGIRAVIFSMQTENALLKAIKGETGTICLAQPKKVSSRNKWLASGSLIKGKVIIDQGAVEALLQRKSLLLVGVRDVVQQFEAGEVFQVFDEAENIVAVAKSKWDAGDLIDKEKRTDIVLAHADDIVLL from the coding sequence ATGAAAAAGCCAATAATTGTCATCAAGTTTGGCTCGGCTTCCATTACTACTTCGGATGGCGAAGTAGATGAACGAACCCTATTAGAAATTGCAAGACAAGTAGCTCAACTACAGCCCTATTATAACATCGTTCTGGTCTCATCAGGTGCTGTTGCAGCCGGTAAAAAGTTTTTAACCCGTTATGCGGGAACACTGTCAGAGCGTAAAGCGGCTGCAGCGATTGGAAATCCGCTATTACTACAACTATATAGCACTTATTTTAAACCTTTTAAAATTGCATTGGCCCAAAGTTTATGTGAGCGTCAGCATTTTGCCAATAGGAACCAATTTGTGCAATTGAAAAGCACGTATGAGACGTTATGGAAAAATAACATTATTCCAGTAGCTAATGAGAATGATGTGGTGAGTAATAAAGAATTGAAGTTTTCTGATAATGATGAGCTTGCCACCTTAATTGCGGTTGGATTTGGTGCTGAACAAATCTTATTTAGTACTTCAGTACTTGGAGTTTTGGACGCAGAGGGCAACGTTATCCCAGAATTGAAAGTGATTGATAAGGCCGCGCTTTCATTAGCGCGTACAGATAAATCTTCAGTAGGTCTGGGGGGTATGACTTCTAAATTAAATTTTGCCCGTTTGGCCAATCAGATGGGAATTCGGGCCGTTATCTTTAGTATGCAAACGGAAAATGCACTGCTGAAAGCCATAAAAGGTGAAACGGGTACTATCTGTTTGGCTCAACCAAAGAAAGTCTCTTCGCGCAATAAGTGGCTGGCCAGCGGTAGTTTAATTAAAGGAAAAGTCATCATCGATCAGGGTGCAGTGGAAGCGCTGTTACAACGGAAAAGTCTGCTGCTGGTCGGTGTCAGGGACGTGGTACAGCAATTTGAAGCAGGAGAGGTTTTTCAGGTTTTTGATGAGGCAGAAAATATTGTTGCCGTTGCCAAATCAAAATGGGATGCTGGAGATTTAATAGATAAAGAGAAGCGGACAGATATTGTATTGGCGCATGCCGATGATATCGTATTGTTATAG